Proteins found in one Muntiacus reevesi chromosome 2, mMunRee1.1, whole genome shotgun sequence genomic segment:
- the COX4I1 gene encoding cytochrome c oxidase subunit 4 isoform 1, mitochondrial translates to MLATRVFSLIGRRAFSTSVCVRAHGSVVKSEDFALPGYVDRRDYPLPDVAHVKNLSASQKALKEKEKASWSSLSIDEKVELYRLKFKESFAEMNRSTNEWKTVVGAAMFFIGFTALLLIWEKHYVYGPIPHTFEEEWVAKQTKRMLDMKVAPIQGFSAKWDYDKNEWKK, encoded by the exons atgttGGCGACCAGAGTATTTAGCCTGATTGGCAGACGTGCATTTTCCACGTCGGTGTGTGTTCGGGCCCATG GAAGTGTTGTAAAGAGTGAAGATTTTGCTCTCCCTGGTTATGTGGACCGGCGTGACTACCCCTTGCCCGATGTGGCCCACgtcaagaacctgtctgccagccAGAAGGCcttgaaggaaaaggagaaggcttcctggagcagCCTCTCCATTGATGAGAAAGTTGAAC TGTACCGCCTTAAGTTCAAGGAGAGTTTCGCCGAGATGAACAGGAGCACAAACGAGTGGAAGACAGTGGTGGGCGCGGCCATGTTCTTCATCGGTTTCACTGCGCTCCTCCTCATCTGGGAGAAGCACTATG TGTATGGCCCGATCCCGCACACCTTTGAAGAGGAGTGGGTGGCCAAGCAGACCAAGAGGATGCTGGACATGAAGGTGGCCCCCATCCAGGGCTTCTCGGCCAAGTGGGACTACGACAAGAACGAGTGGAAGAAGTAA